A single genomic interval of Calypte anna isolate BGI_N300 chromosome 3, bCalAnn1_v1.p, whole genome shotgun sequence harbors:
- the MDH1 gene encoding malate dehydrogenase, cytoplasmic has product MGEPIRVLVTGAAGQIAYSLLYSIAKGDVFGKDQPLILMLLDITPMMTVLEGVVMELQDCALPLLREVVPTDKEEVAFKDLDVAILVGSMPRREGMERKDLLKANVKIFKAQGSALDKYAKKTVKVVVVGNPANTNCLIASKSAPSIPKENFSCLTRLDHNRAKSQIALKLGVTANDVKNVIIWGNHSSTQYPDVNHAKVNMKGKEVGVYEAIKNDSWLKGDFIQTVQQRGAAVIKARKLSSAMSAAKAICDHVRDIWFGTPAGEFVSMGVISDGNSYGVPEDLLYSFPVVIKDKTWKFVEGLPINDFSREKMDLTAKELTEEKETAVEFLSSA; this is encoded by the exons ATG GGTGAACCCATCAGAGTCCTGGTgactggagctgctgggcagaTTGCTTACTCACTGCTCTACAGCATTGCCAAGGGAGATGTCTTTGGCAAAGACCAG cCTCTTATTCTTATGCTGCTGGATATCACCCCTATGATGACTGTGCTGGAAGGTGTAGTGATGGAGCTGCAGGACTGTGCTCTACCACTGCTGAGAG agGTTGTTCCAACAGACAAGGAGGAAGTTGCATTCAAAGACCTTGACGTAGCAATTCTGGTTGGCTCCATGCCAAGAAGGGAGGGCATGGAGAGGAAGGATTTACTCAAAGCAAACGTGAAAATTTTCAAGGCTCAGGGCTCAGCCCTGGACAAGTATGCCAAAAAGACTGTCAAG gtcGTGGTAGTTGGGAATCCAGCAAATACTAACTGCCTGATTGCATCAAAGTCAGCCCCATCCATACCAAAGGAGAACTTCAGCTGCTTAACTCGTTTGGATCACAACAGAGCTAAGTCTCAG ATTGCTCTGAAACTTGGTGTGACTGCTAATGATGTGAAGAATGTCATCATCTGGGGCAACCACTCCTCCACTCAGTATCCAGATGTTAACCATGCGAAGGTAaatatgaaaggaaaggaagttgGAGTTTATGAAGCTATAAAAAACGACAGCTGGCTGAAGGGAGACTTTATCCAG acTGTTCAGCAACGTGGAGCAGCGGTTATTAAGGCTAGGAAGCTGTCCAGTGCCATGTCTGCTGCCAAAGCCATCTGTGATCATGTGAGGGACATCTGGTTTGGCACCCCAGCG gGAGAGTTTGTTTCCATGGGAGTCATTTCTGATGGCAACTCTTATGGTGTTCCTGAAGACTTGCTATATTCATTCCCTGTTGTGATTAAG GACAAGACCTGGAAGTTTGTTGAGGGCCTTCCTATCAATGATTTTTCTCGTGAGAAGATGGATCTGACTGCTAAGGAATTAACTGAAGAGAAGGAGACTGCTGTGGAATTCCTCTCCAGTGCATGA